Proteins co-encoded in one Syntrophales bacterium genomic window:
- a CDS encoding aspartate carbamoyltransferase catalytic subunit, with translation MLQRKDILGIRELSKEEINLILDTAESFIEVSTREIKKVPTLRGKTIINLFYEPSTRTRTSFEIAGKRLSADTINISASTSSIVKGETLIDMAKNLEAMNPDIIVIRHSAAGAPHMLARLLRQSIINAGDGAHEHPTQALLDMMTIRSRLGTLEGIKVSIVGDIAHSRVARSNLFGLKKMGAKVAVGGPVTMIPRDIHCLGVEVHTTLEDTIRDADVIMMLRVQLERQKQVLFPSLREYSAHFCLNRKHLSLAKKNVLIMHPGPINRGIEISPDIAESSHSVILDQVTNGVAVRMALLYLLIGGK, from the coding sequence ATGCTTCAGCGAAAGGATATTCTTGGGATAAGGGAACTATCCAAGGAGGAGATCAATCTGATTCTCGATACCGCTGAATCGTTCATCGAGGTTTCCACAAGGGAAATCAAGAAAGTACCCACACTCAGAGGTAAAACAATAATAAATCTTTTCTACGAACCAAGTACAAGAACCAGAACTTCTTTTGAAATAGCGGGTAAAAGACTCAGTGCGGATACCATAAACATTTCAGCTTCAACAAGCAGCATTGTAAAAGGAGAAACTCTCATAGACATGGCCAAAAACTTAGAAGCTATGAATCCCGATATCATAGTAATTCGCCACAGTGCCGCTGGGGCACCCCATATGCTTGCCCGATTGCTTCGACAATCGATAATCAATGCGGGCGATGGAGCTCATGAGCATCCTACACAGGCACTTTTGGACATGATGACTATTCGATCTCGACTGGGAACCCTTGAGGGAATAAAAGTCAGTATCGTTGGGGACATTGCCCACAGCCGGGTAGCCCGTTCCAACCTTTTTGGCCTTAAAAAAATGGGGGCAAAGGTAGCTGTTGGTGGCCCAGTAACGATGATACCTCGAGACATCCACTGTCTGGGAGTAGAGGTCCACACCACATTAGAGGACACAATCAGGGATGCTGATGTCATCATGATGCTCCGTGTCCAGCTGGAAAGGCAAAAACAGGTTCTCTTCCCAAGTCTAAGGGAATACTCCGCTCATTTCTGTCTCAACCGTAAACATCTCTCCCTTGCTAAAAAAAATGTGCTGATAATGCATCCCGGTCCGATAAACAGAGGCATCGAGATATCACCTGATATTGCTGAAAGCTCCCATTCGGTTATTCTCGACCAGGTAACAAACGGCGTGGCAGTTAGAATGGCACTGTTGTACCTTCTCATAGGAGGTAAATAA
- the pyrR gene encoding bifunctional pyr operon transcriptional regulator/uracil phosphoribosyltransferase PyrR has protein sequence MEEKRKRVVMDEEGIDRSLTRIAHEILERNKGVKDLALVGIRTRGVFLAKRLQRKISSFENVDPPLGILDITLYRDDLLLTDRKPKLGKTDIPFSIDEKKIVLVDDVLFTGRTIRAAMDALVDFGRPKLIQLAVLVDRGHRELPIQADFVGKNLPSALWESVSVHLKEVDGSDEVVIETEEEESK, from the coding sequence ATGGAAGAAAAGAGAAAAAGGGTGGTTATGGACGAGGAGGGTATTGACCGTTCCCTAACAAGAATCGCTCACGAAATTCTTGAACGTAACAAAGGGGTTAAGGATCTCGCCCTTGTAGGTATTAGGACCCGAGGAGTTTTCCTGGCCAAAAGACTTCAGCGGAAAATTAGTTCCTTTGAAAATGTAGACCCCCCCCTGGGGATCCTGGATATCACACTTTACAGAGATGACCTTCTCCTAACAGACAGAAAACCCAAACTTGGTAAAACGGATATCCCTTTTTCCATAGATGAGAAAAAAATAGTCCTGGTCGACGACGTGCTTTTTACAGGAAGAACAATACGAGCAGCAATGGATGCGCTTGTAGACTTTGGCAGACCCAAACTCATTCAACTGGCAGTTCTAGTTGATCGCGGCCACAGGGAATTGCCTATTCAGGCGGACTTTGTCGGAAAAAATCTACCGTCAGCTCTCTGGGAATCCGTTTCTGTTCATCTCAAAGAAGTCGATGGATCGGACGAGGTTGTAATTGAAACGGAAGAGGAGGAATCCAAATAA
- the lepB gene encoding signal peptidase I: MTKHKSKIQEYAEAIIIAILIALFIRTFIIQAFKIPSGSMKPTLLVGDYILVSKFYYGVKLPFVRSTLIPFHEPKKGDIVVFIYPEDRSKDFIKRVIAVAGDTVEIRNKKIFINGSPYEDKYGVYTDSSIYPASIQPRDNFGPITVPKGKIFTMGDNRDQSYDSRYWGFVDLKDVLGKALIIYFSWDKEKHRVRWDRIGKVIQ, encoded by the coding sequence ATGACAAAACATAAATCTAAAATCCAAGAATACGCCGAGGCTATAATTATAGCTATACTCATCGCCCTTTTCATTCGCACTTTTATAATACAGGCTTTCAAAATACCTTCGGGCTCCATGAAACCAACCCTCTTGGTAGGTGATTATATCCTGGTGAGCAAGTTCTACTATGGGGTAAAATTACCATTTGTAAGGTCAACACTAATCCCGTTCCATGAACCAAAAAAGGGTGATATCGTTGTATTCATATATCCTGAGGATCGTTCCAAAGACTTTATAAAACGTGTAATAGCAGTGGCCGGAGATACGGTGGAGATAAGAAACAAAAAAATCTTCATCAATGGCTCACCCTACGAGGATAAATACGGGGTATACACCGACAGTTCCATCTACCCCGCATCCATTCAACCAAGAGACAACTTCGGCCCAATAACCGTGCCAAAGGGAAAGATTTTTACAATGGGTGACAACAGAGACCAAAGCTACGACAGCAGATACTGGGGCTTTGTGGATTTGAAAGACGTGCTTGGAAAAGCTCTGATTATTTATTTTTCCTGGGACAAGGAAAAACACCGAGTACGGTGGGATAGGATAGGGAAGGTGATTCAATAA
- a CDS encoding DUF456 family protein encodes MGKVKTLSSQAQEKIDVLSFEKILLGLLIAIMFIGQMATIFRLPGTFVILFAASIIAILTRFQSIDWKILTVLIIISLIAEFLEFIVNTSIPYKWSLSGKAILISFLGASLGIVILSPYLYGLGVIIGGFSGALLGILTLEIVNRYNVHPALRFDLKLMFLRFLSTLAKGCLAMLMIIITLMRIYS; translated from the coding sequence ATGGGAAAAGTTAAAACCCTCTCGTCTCAAGCTCAGGAAAAAATAGACGTGCTTTCTTTCGAAAAGATACTATTAGGTCTACTAATCGCAATCATGTTTATAGGGCAAATGGCAACCATATTTAGGCTTCCTGGAACATTTGTTATATTGTTTGCCGCTTCAATAATCGCCATTTTAACAAGATTTCAGAGCATAGACTGGAAAATACTGACGGTACTTATCATCATATCACTTATAGCAGAATTCTTGGAATTTATAGTTAACACATCGATACCATACAAATGGAGCCTCTCAGGTAAAGCTATTCTCATCTCATTTCTGGGAGCGTCACTGGGCATCGTAATTTTGTCCCCCTACCTATACGGCTTAGGCGTAATAATAGGTGGTTTCTCTGGTGCCCTTTTGGGAATCCTCACCTTAGAGATTGTAAACCGGTATAACGTCCATCCAGCACTTCGATTTGATTTAAAGTTGATGTTTTTGCGCTTTTTAAGCACTTTAGCAAAAGGATGCCTTGCTATGCTCATGATTATTATAACACTGATGAGAATATACTCCTGA
- the secF gene encoding protein translocase subunit SecF: MELVKPGININFVRAMKWCVILSIILTIFSIAVLLIKGITYGIDFAGGTLIQIKVNREIPTDSIRNALTGLGISDAIIQPFGQNEFIVRTAETSSEFKGISEKLEESLSSLFGSGTIEIQRVEYVGPKVGKDLTRKAIFAVLLSWIGMLIYIALRFELRYAVGGIIGVIHDVIVVMGFFALLGREFSLPVVAALLTTIGYSIHDSIVVFDRIRENVRKESKKPLPIVMNDSINQTLSRTILTSLTTAMVVAVLYIFGGPVINDFAFVLLVGVIFGTYSSVFIASPVVLAWEKLKPSRLKLRKK; this comes from the coding sequence ATGGAACTAGTAAAACCAGGTATCAACATAAATTTCGTAAGGGCAATGAAATGGTGCGTTATTTTATCTATAATTCTGACGATATTCAGTATTGCGGTGCTATTGATCAAAGGTATAACTTATGGCATTGACTTTGCGGGTGGCACCCTTATACAGATAAAGGTAAACAGAGAGATACCCACGGATAGCATCAGAAATGCCCTTACCGGTTTGGGCATCAGCGATGCGATTATCCAACCTTTTGGCCAGAATGAATTCATTGTGAGGACTGCCGAAACTTCCTCGGAATTCAAAGGCATCTCAGAAAAACTTGAGGAATCATTAAGCAGCCTATTTGGATCGGGTACAATTGAGATACAGAGGGTTGAATACGTAGGACCAAAAGTGGGGAAAGATTTGACAAGAAAAGCCATCTTCGCCGTATTACTATCGTGGATTGGTATGCTTATATACATAGCACTCCGCTTTGAACTACGCTACGCCGTAGGAGGCATTATAGGCGTTATTCACGACGTCATCGTTGTTATGGGTTTTTTCGCCCTGCTAGGCAGAGAATTTTCCCTACCGGTGGTTGCTGCACTTCTCACAACTATTGGCTACTCCATTCACGATTCCATAGTGGTATTCGACCGTATCAGGGAAAACGTCCGCAAGGAATCAAAAAAACCGCTTCCCATCGTAATGAACGACAGTATCAATCAAACGCTAAGCCGAACTATACTCACTTCGCTGACAACAGCAATGGTAGTAGCGGTTTTATACATATTCGGAGGACCGGTGATAAATGACTTTGCCTTTGTTCTTCTCGTGGGGGTTATATTTGGTACGTATTCTTCTGTTTTTATAGCAAGTCCCGTCGTTCTAGCATGGGAAAAGTTAAAACCCTCTCGTCTCAAGCTCAGGAAAAAATAG
- the secD gene encoding protein translocase subunit SecD, whose amino-acid sequence MIKSLRIRAAIATVVALIALIYLIPSIVPQLPEGWKKFLPTEKIPLGLDLQGGTHLLLEVDTQKAIASTMHRTIENIKELLMEQRIRFRIIEEREKDLSVTFEFPTVTARDAFGKIVKDSFPDLEIYSTETREGKERVTVRFKDKRLQEMKKNVVEQSLETIRNRVDQFGVKEPEIIPEGENRIVVQLPGIKDTNRAKNLIGKTALLEFKLVDDEHSLEEALRGNVPEGSELAYEYRVDRETGKRTTIPILLKSKTLLTGSALESAKVVIGSRFGEPHVTLKFNAQGALDFERITGENIKRRLAIMLDGIVYSAPVIQEKISGGNAQITGAFTMDEAKDLAIVLRAGALPAPVTILEERTVGPSLGQDSIDKGIKAAIIGGVLVALFMAVYYKLSGIVANIALLLNMILILAFLAAFKATLTLPGIAGIVLIIGMSVDANVLIFERIREELRAGKTPKAAVETGYSKAMLTILDTNVNTLIACLFLFGFGTGPVKGFATTLSVGIIASLFTAVFTTRIIFDYFIWRRKISTISI is encoded by the coding sequence ATGATAAAAAGTCTAAGAATAAGAGCAGCCATTGCAACTGTAGTGGCACTAATTGCTCTGATTTATTTAATACCCTCTATCGTTCCCCAACTTCCTGAAGGTTGGAAAAAATTCCTACCCACAGAGAAAATTCCCCTGGGACTCGACCTTCAAGGAGGTACACATCTACTCCTTGAAGTTGATACCCAGAAGGCCATCGCTTCCACTATGCATAGGACAATTGAAAACATCAAAGAACTTTTGATGGAACAGCGTATCCGCTTTCGCATCATTGAAGAGAGGGAAAAAGATCTCTCGGTTACATTCGAATTCCCAACAGTAACTGCCAGAGACGCTTTCGGAAAAATAGTTAAAGATTCATTTCCCGATCTTGAGATATACTCTACAGAAACCCGGGAAGGAAAAGAGCGAGTTACAGTCCGTTTCAAAGACAAAAGACTTCAGGAGATGAAGAAAAACGTTGTGGAGCAAAGCCTCGAAACCATAAGAAACAGAGTAGATCAGTTCGGGGTTAAGGAACCAGAAATTATTCCTGAAGGAGAGAATCGCATAGTTGTTCAATTGCCCGGGATCAAAGATACAAACAGAGCTAAAAACCTCATCGGTAAAACCGCCCTTCTAGAATTCAAGCTGGTAGACGACGAACATTCCCTAGAGGAAGCTCTTAGGGGCAACGTGCCCGAGGGAAGCGAATTGGCTTACGAGTACAGAGTGGACCGAGAAACTGGAAAAAGGACTACTATACCGATACTCCTAAAGAGCAAAACATTACTTACGGGGAGTGCTTTAGAAAGTGCCAAAGTTGTCATCGGTAGTCGCTTTGGTGAACCCCATGTAACACTGAAGTTCAACGCCCAGGGAGCTTTAGATTTTGAGCGCATAACAGGAGAAAATATCAAGCGCCGATTAGCCATTATGCTCGATGGGATTGTGTATTCAGCCCCGGTAATTCAGGAGAAGATATCTGGAGGAAATGCACAGATAACAGGTGCTTTCACCATGGATGAAGCAAAAGACCTGGCCATTGTCCTTAGAGCCGGGGCCCTGCCAGCACCCGTTACAATCCTCGAAGAGCGCACCGTTGGACCCTCCCTTGGACAAGATTCCATAGACAAAGGCATCAAAGCGGCTATTATTGGAGGTGTCCTGGTTGCACTTTTTATGGCGGTTTACTACAAACTTTCTGGTATTGTGGCGAACATCGCCCTATTATTGAACATGATTCTTATTCTAGCGTTCCTCGCGGCATTTAAGGCCACACTTACACTTCCGGGCATTGCGGGTATCGTTCTAATCATTGGTATGTCCGTTGATGCAAACGTTCTTATCTTCGAACGCATAAGGGAGGAGCTCCGGGCAGGAAAAACTCCAAAAGCAGCGGTTGAGACAGGTTATTCTAAAGCCATGCTAACCATTCTAGACACCAACGTGAACACACTTATTGCTTGTCTATTTTTATTCGGATTTGGCACAGGACCTGTTAAGGGCTTTGCCACAACATTAAGTGTGGGAATAATTGCCAGCCTTTTCACTGCAGTGTTCACCACAAGAATCATATTCGACTATTTTATATGGCGTAGAAAGATCTCCACCATAAGCATTTAG
- the yajC gene encoding preprotein translocase subunit YajC, which translates to MVNSAYATNGSPMSGGVDLGFLLVMIILFAIFYFLLIRPQQKREKQRKEMLANLSHGDVVMTVGGIYGKIVALTDTVVTLEIADKVRIKVARNFIGEVLQKANKE; encoded by the coding sequence TTGGTTAACAGTGCATATGCAACGAACGGAAGCCCCATGAGTGGTGGGGTGGATTTGGGATTTTTACTTGTAATGATAATCTTATTCGCTATCTTTTACTTTCTCCTCATCAGACCACAACAGAAAAGAGAAAAACAGCGAAAAGAGATGTTAGCCAACCTCTCCCACGGCGATGTCGTTATGACGGTAGGGGGAATTTATGGAAAAATTGTTGCCCTTACAGACACTGTGGTCACCCTTGAAATTGCGGACAAAGTCCGAATCAAAGTCGCGCGCAACTTTATTGGTGAAGTACTGCAAAAAGCAAACAAGGAGTGA
- the tgt gene encoding tRNA guanosine(34) transglycosylase Tgt, with amino-acid sequence MGFPFKIGKKDSASQARIGNIRTPHGEVSTPIFMPVGTQGTVKALTPEIMDRIGVQMILVNMYHIFLRPGHKLIENFGGLHNFINWKKPILTDSGGFQVFSLANLRYICEEGVVFQSHIDGTRHLLTPELTIEIQESLGSDIMMCLDECIAYPSTYEMAKRATERTCRWALRSLKARKKNTPLFAIIQGGVFPDLRKKAAKELVDLPFEGYALGGLSVGEPKNEMFRILEETVPLLPENKPRYLMGVGTPEDLVLSISYGIDMFDCVLPTRCARNGLLFTSEGKVVIKQARYRDDPRPLDEACDCYTCQNFSRAYLRHLFRAGEILSMILNTIHNVRYYINLLEIAKTAIATGTYTQFRDEFLKKSEKEGGKNIG; translated from the coding sequence ATGGGCTTCCCTTTTAAGATAGGCAAGAAAGATAGTGCCTCCCAGGCACGAATAGGTAATATACGAACACCTCATGGAGAAGTATCAACACCCATTTTTATGCCCGTGGGTACTCAGGGTACTGTCAAAGCTCTGACTCCAGAAATTATGGATAGAATTGGAGTGCAAATGATCCTGGTTAATATGTACCATATATTTCTAAGACCTGGTCACAAACTCATCGAGAATTTTGGAGGACTACACAACTTTATCAATTGGAAGAAACCAATATTAACCGACAGTGGAGGATTTCAGGTATTTAGCCTGGCAAACCTAAGATACATTTGCGAAGAAGGGGTAGTATTCCAGTCCCATATTGATGGCACCCGTCATTTACTTACACCTGAGCTAACCATTGAAATTCAGGAATCCTTAGGATCAGATATTATGATGTGTCTCGATGAGTGCATCGCCTACCCGTCAACATACGAGATGGCAAAAAGAGCTACGGAACGTACCTGCCGTTGGGCCTTACGCAGTCTTAAGGCTCGAAAAAAAAACACACCTCTATTTGCCATTATTCAAGGTGGCGTATTCCCCGATTTAAGGAAAAAAGCCGCAAAAGAACTCGTAGATCTTCCCTTCGAAGGCTATGCTCTTGGTGGTCTAAGTGTGGGAGAACCAAAAAATGAAATGTTTCGCATCCTCGAGGAAACCGTACCCCTTCTCCCGGAGAACAAACCCCGTTACTTAATGGGTGTTGGTACCCCGGAGGACCTCGTTTTATCTATCAGTTATGGAATCGACATGTTTGACTGTGTGCTTCCCACTCGCTGTGCCCGAAATGGATTACTGTTTACAAGTGAAGGAAAGGTTGTTATAAAGCAAGCCCGCTACCGGGATGATCCTCGACCTTTAGATGAAGCATGTGACTGTTATACATGTCAGAATTTTTCCCGTGCATACTTGAGGCATCTATTCCGGGCGGGAGAGATACTTTCCATGATACTAAACACCATTCACAACGTGAGATATTACATAAACCTTCTGGAAATAGCAAAAACAGCAATCGCAACAGGTACATATACACAGTTCAGAGACGAATTTTTAAAAAAATCTGAAAAGGAAGGAGGAAAAAACATTGGTTAA
- the queA gene encoding tRNA preQ1(34) S-adenosylmethionine ribosyltransferase-isomerase QueA: protein MTKVTEFDYFLPEELIAQMPLSERDASRMMVVHRDTEEIEHRNFRDLETYLKPGDVLVVNNSRVVPARLQGNKETGGKVDILLVRRLPKFKDIELWEVILKPARRVKPGIKIFFEGGNWGIVSKRLSAKKWEMEFVTTSKFGDFLREYGLAPLPPYIKRPSSEYNKLDKERYQTVYAKEPGSVAAPTAGLHFTNSIIERLKKNGVSIAEITLHVGYGTFSSIEKEHIEDHALEPEEFYISQESANIINSAERVIAVGTTTTRALETAATKTGKEVDLLSGWTDLYIYPGYKFKIVDGLLTNFHLPRSSLYILVCAFAGKSLIEKAYQQAIKEKYRFFSYGDCMLII from the coding sequence ATGACAAAAGTAACCGAATTCGACTATTTCCTTCCGGAAGAACTGATTGCCCAAATGCCATTGAGCGAAAGAGACGCATCGCGTATGATGGTCGTGCACCGTGATACAGAAGAGATAGAGCACAGAAACTTCAGAGATCTGGAAACGTACCTTAAACCAGGGGATGTGCTTGTTGTTAACAATTCTAGAGTTGTACCGGCCCGCTTGCAGGGCAATAAAGAAACAGGTGGTAAAGTAGATATTCTACTTGTCAGAAGACTCCCAAAATTTAAAGACATTGAACTCTGGGAAGTGATTTTAAAACCTGCCAGGAGAGTAAAACCGGGTATCAAGATTTTCTTTGAAGGGGGTAACTGGGGAATTGTCAGTAAACGGTTATCAGCGAAGAAATGGGAAATGGAATTCGTAACCACCTCCAAATTCGGAGACTTCCTTCGCGAATACGGGCTTGCACCACTTCCGCCTTATATAAAAAGACCATCATCCGAATACAACAAATTGGACAAGGAACGCTATCAAACAGTATACGCGAAGGAACCTGGCTCCGTTGCGGCCCCCACAGCAGGCCTCCATTTCACGAACTCTATCATTGAAAGGCTGAAGAAGAATGGTGTTTCCATTGCAGAGATAACACTTCACGTGGGTTATGGAACCTTTAGTTCAATAGAAAAAGAGCATATCGAGGACCATGCCCTCGAACCGGAAGAGTTTTATATTTCGCAGGAATCAGCAAACATCATAAACAGTGCTGAGAGAGTTATAGCTGTGGGAACAACTACAACAAGGGCTCTCGAAACAGCGGCAACTAAAACTGGGAAAGAAGTGGATCTCCTATCGGGGTGGACCGATCTTTACATTTACCCCGGATACAAGTTCAAAATAGTTGATGGACTACTCACCAACTTTCACCTACCTCGCTCGTCCCTTTATATACTCGTGTGTGCCTTCGCTGGTAAATCTCTAATAGAAAAAGCCTATCAACAGGCGATCAAAGAAAAATATCGATTCTTCAGCTACGGCGATTGCATGTTGATAATCTAG
- a CDS encoding DUF2065 domain-containing protein codes for MKYFLCVLGMVLIIEGLPYFVFPEKLKLYLARVTEIPDGTLRILGLISMIVGLILIFFGRME; via the coding sequence ATGAAGTATTTTCTATGCGTACTGGGAATGGTTTTAATAATTGAGGGATTACCATACTTCGTCTTTCCAGAAAAATTGAAACTATATCTCGCAAGAGTTACAGAGATCCCAGATGGGACACTCCGTATTCTTGGACTTATATCCATGATCGTAGGTCTAATTCTGATTTTTTTCGGTCGGATGGAATGA
- a CDS encoding enoyl-CoA hydratase-related protein, with protein sequence MSEVLLREKTEDGILILTLNRPDAMNCFNFELLGALAKAIEDANFDQDLRCIIITGARSGDDPKKWSFSTGADLKERRTLTPDQVRRFIHTIRNTFTAVEQVRVPVIAAINGYAFGGGTELALACDIRIASSNVVMGLTETSLAIIPGAGGTQRLPRIIGVAKAKELIYTARRINAQTALEIGLVSKVVEPEKLMDAALELAREIAQNGPIAVAQAKFAINFGTEASLGVALPLESKAYEVTIPTKDRLEALAAFAEKRKPVFKGE encoded by the coding sequence ATGTCTGAAGTTTTGCTTAGGGAAAAGACGGAGGATGGAATTCTAATTTTAACGCTAAATCGTCCCGATGCTATGAATTGTTTCAATTTTGAGCTTCTCGGGGCTTTGGCGAAGGCTATAGAAGATGCCAATTTTGATCAGGATTTGCGTTGTATAATAATAACAGGTGCCCGCTCAGGTGATGATCCTAAGAAATGGTCCTTTTCAACAGGAGCCGATTTAAAGGAAAGGCGAACCTTAACACCTGATCAGGTCCGGAGGTTTATACACACTATAAGAAATACATTTACTGCAGTAGAACAGGTGCGAGTACCTGTTATAGCGGCAATAAACGGTTATGCTTTCGGCGGAGGCACTGAGTTAGCGTTGGCCTGCGATATACGGATTGCTTCTTCGAATGTTGTGATGGGATTGACAGAAACTTCTCTGGCGATCATTCCTGGTGCAGGTGGAACTCAACGTTTGCCTCGGATAATCGGGGTAGCCAAAGCGAAGGAGCTTATCTACACAGCACGCAGAATTAACGCTCAAACGGCTTTGGAAATAGGTCTTGTAAGTAAGGTGGTAGAACCAGAAAAGCTCATGGATGCAGCACTGGAGCTCGCAAGGGAGATTGCTCAGAATGGACCGATAGCCGTTGCTCAAGCGAAGTTCGCCATCAACTTTGGAACAGAGGCAAGTCTCGGCGTGGCGTTACCACTTGAATCCAAGGCCTATGAAGTGACAATACCAACTAAAGATCGTCTGGAAGCTCTGGCTGCTTTTGCCGAAAAGCGTAAACCTGTTTTTAAAGGGGAATAA
- a CDS encoding pyruvate carboxyltransferase codes for MATEYDLWKIFPRMPKKVRIGDITIRDGFQHEEKYVSTRAKIFYAQEMILAGAKEVEITNLGSPEGIPQFRDAEEVFAAMRSEEFRQRCERAGINLDEVVMTAVTIREPAVDRAIEMKKRGIGPDRILMMVSTDPEHHYANSGTTLIQYWREAERCIKKARDVGIKMCGTVSTIWGSPISGATKLEDAVEFTKRWFSIGAHDIEHADHDGSANAADVYRYFSMILDAMPNPEAHLCHLHETKRIASASVLAALQAGICRFEATLGGLGGQPANFLDDCPVRGTGEYYYRDPRYVGLVCMEDLLVMIDELGIEHGYDVDRVLWLGRMMEKTLGRRLRSEAVINGRTQKAGNPQFARPGLKTLLEKRGETIDQRVPPEWPEKAELPEFWGPADPLWKKK; via the coding sequence ATGGCGACAGAGTATGATCTTTGGAAAATTTTCCCAAGAATGCCCAAGAAAGTGAGGATCGGGGACATCACGATTCGGGATGGATTTCAGCATGAGGAAAAGTATGTATCCACAAGGGCGAAGATCTTCTATGCTCAGGAAATGATCCTTGCAGGCGCAAAGGAGGTTGAGATTACCAATTTGGGAAGTCCCGAGGGAATTCCCCAATTTCGCGATGCAGAAGAAGTTTTCGCAGCTATGCGCAGTGAAGAGTTCCGCCAACGTTGTGAAAGGGCAGGGATAAATCTTGATGAGGTGGTCATGACGGCTGTTACCATCAGAGAACCAGCCGTGGATAGGGCCATTGAAATGAAAAAGAGAGGTATCGGTCCAGATCGTATCCTAATGATGGTATCAACGGATCCCGAACATCACTATGCCAATTCGGGGACAACGCTTATCCAGTACTGGAGAGAAGCGGAGCGGTGCATTAAGAAAGCCCGCGATGTGGGTATAAAAATGTGTGGAACGGTGAGTACCATCTGGGGTAGTCCAATTAGTGGTGCCACGAAACTGGAAGATGCTGTGGAATTTACGAAGCGTTGGTTTTCCATCGGTGCTCATGACATCGAACACGCAGATCACGATGGTTCGGCCAATGCTGCTGACGTTTACCGTTACTTCTCCATGATTCTGGATGCAATGCCCAACCCTGAGGCTCATCTGTGTCATCTTCATGAAACAAAGCGGATTGCTTCAGCTTCTGTTCTTGCAGCGCTTCAGGCGGGGATCTGCCGTTTCGAAGCTACGCTTGGAGGTCTGGGCGGTCAGCCTGCCAATTTCCTTGATGATTGCCCAGTGAGGGGGACAGGAGAGTATTACTACCGTGACCCCCGGTATGTTGGGTTGGTCTGTATGGAGGATCTCCTGGTGATGATAGACGAGCTGGGTATCGAACATGGTTATGATGTTGACCGTGTGCTATGGCTAGGTCGTATGATGGAGAAGACCCTTGGGCGTAGGCTCCGTTCTGAAGCTGTTATAAATGGTCGAACCCAGAAGGCTGGTAATCCCCAGTTTGCTCGTCCAGGCCTTAAGACGCTTTTGGAAAAACGGGGCGAAACAATTGATCAACGAGTTCCGCCAGAGTGGCCCGAGAAGGCTGAGCTACCCGAGTTTTGGGGACCGGCCGATCCATTATGGAAAAAAAAGTAA
- a CDS encoding acetyl-CoA carboxylase biotin carboxyl carrier protein subunit, which produces MAVEVVAPMPGTIAEIIVQVGDEVRADEEIIILEAMKMENPIVAPVSGKIKEIRVNEKDKVDTNQVLVVIE; this is translated from the coding sequence ATGGCTGTTGAAGTTGTGGCCCCAATGCCTGGTACAATAGCAGAGATCATTGTTCAGGTGGGTGATGAGGTTAGGGCTGACGAGGAAATAATTATACTCGAGGCCATGAAAATGGAAAACCCCATAGTGGCGCCAGTGAGTGGTAAGATAAAAGAGATTCGGGTCAATGAAAAAGATAAGGTGGATACCAATCAGGTTTTAGTGGTGATTGAATAA